The following are encoded together in the Tripterygium wilfordii isolate XIE 37 chromosome 3, ASM1340144v1, whole genome shotgun sequence genome:
- the LOC119986329 gene encoding putative clathrin assembly protein At2g25430: protein MHRRFRQVFTALKEHSSVSYAKIATVGGLCDIDHIIVKATAPDDLPLPEKYIHELLKIFSVSSSSFRSFAINFTCRFSKTRCWRVALKCLLLLHRLLRLLPECSPLRTELLWARSNDLVSFYPCYFRDDSSSTPEAYTLFIRSYAHLLDEALDCCYLDDKETYYGDQMSQDFAKKMKEITAMLEVLPQIQSLIDRVMDCRPTGAAARSFILQSTMKYIIRDSFICYTTFRTQVVLLLDNLFQMPYRNCMTAFGIYKRAASQANQLCEFYDWCKAKGFCGSYEYPFIDRIPQIQIRALENFINGMWQLTESSSSTTSPLSVLESKSSSAEDDGYTHLLSKDLAAATSYQWEEFGEEGKPLILFKDRENDSWETLLEASVNLSRVPRSDLLCFEDFSSGCGYGYGTNHGYQEQEVERTEKDKWMMQLHNPNVSNPFSQPDDL from the coding sequence ATGCACAGGCGGTTCCGGCAAGTTTTTACTGCTCTAAAAGAGCATAGCTCCGTCAGCTATGCTAAGATAGCCACGGTTGGAGGGTTGTGCGACATTGATCATATTATTGTCAAAGCAACTGCTCCTGATGACTTGCCATTGCCTGAGAAGTACATTCATGAATTATTGAAGATCTTTTCGGTCTCCTCTTCTTCGTTTCGATCATTTGCAATCAACTTCACTTGCCGGTTCAGCAAAACTAGGTGTTGGAGAGTTGCACTCAAGtgccttctcctcctccatcgCTTGCTCAGGTTGTTGCCTGAATGTAGTCCTCTTCGGACAGAACTGTTGTGGGCTCGATCCAACGATTTGGTCTCTTTTTATCCATGTTATTTCCGCGACGATTCTTCCTCAACGCCTGAAGCTTACACTCTTTTTATCAGATCTTACGCTCATCTACTTGATGAGGCCCTTGACTGTTGTTACTTGGATGACAAGGAAACTTACTACGGAGACCAAATGTCACAAGACTTTGcgaagaagatgaaagaaatAACAGCAATGCTTGAAGTTCTACCACAAATTCAAAGTCTTATTGATAGAGTCATGGATTGTAGGCCAACTGGGGCAGCAGCAAGAAGCTTCATTCTGCAATCAACAATGAAATATATCATTCGAGATAGCTTCATTTGTTACACCACATTTCGCACACAAGTTGTTCTGTTGTTGGATAATCTCTTTCAAATGCCATACAGAAATTGCATGACAGCTTTTGGGATTTACAAGAGAGCAGCTTCACAGGCGAATCAGCTTTGTGAGTTTTATGATTGGTGCAAGGCTAAGGGATTTTGTGGTTCTTATGAGTATCCATTCATAGATCGGATTCCTCAGATACAAATCCGGGCACTCGAGAATTTCATCAATGGAATGTGGCAGTTAACGGAGTCATCATCTTCAACCACATCACCATTATCAGTATTGGAGTCAAAATCAAGTTCAGCTGAAGATGATGGATACACACATTTACTGTCAAAGGATCTTGCGGCGGCCACTTCTTACCAGTGGGAGGAATTCGGCGAGGAGGGGAAGCCGTTAATTCTATTCAAAGATAGAGAAAATGATAGTTGGGAGACCTTGTTAGAAGCTTCAGTAAATCTCTCTCGTGTTCCTCGGAGCGATCTGCTCTGCTTCGAGGATTTCAGCAGCGGCTGTGGCTATGGGTATGGAACAAATCATGGTTACCAAGAACAAGAAGTAGAGAGAACTGAAAAAGATAAATGGATGATGCAACTACACAACCCTAATGTTTCTAACCCTTTCAGTCAGCCGGATGATTTGTAG
- the LOC119995098 gene encoding zinc finger MYM-type protein 1-like, whose protein sequence is MIPRKYKSGFEKRKQKKREEELVRSLAGSLDRFLPSKQRGGSTSNVEEETNPSVLSDKEEEPVGDKEEEIRVGDDGDQYEEEEILPIGDKEFGPLNIYDPGNWDNINQKFRDLLIEKGPIRILDIDFGVDHLGRHFSSNHYERVLLNGEKQERKWLVYSVSKDKVFCFCCKLFKQDHNISRMTTDGFNDWKHLSERLRAHETSSEHLVCMTKWIELQVRLRKLETIDKSVQEQIDREKEHWKQVLKRIIALVKTLARNNLAFRGHREKLYEGRNGNFLGFIEMIAEFDPIMQEHIQRVKNKSIHYHYLSPKIQNELILLLANEIKSAIIGRVKKAKYFSVILDCTPDISHEEQMSLILRCVDVSAEPIKVEEFFIQFLKVDDTSGLGLFNVLKDILNTLDLDVGDIRGQGYDNGSNMKGKHKGVQNRLLMENPRAFYTPCGCHSLNLVLCDMGNSCERAISFFGVVQRIYSLFASSTKRWNVLMSYVGNLTLKPFSQTRWESRVESVKAIRYQTSQVRDALIDLVNTSEDPKTKSEAQSLATNEIESFEFLISLIIWYNLLFAVNTISKTLQTEDMDIKIAVEKLRGLILFFEQYREIGFVEAIIEAKEIASAMDIEPVFKTKRLIRRKRQFDETNNEDLIHSVEESFRVDYFLYIVDKSISSFRSRFEQLQLYGETFGFLFDLKKLHSIDNESLISYCTKLENFLKCDNLYDIDARDLALELKVLCNTLPEEVKKPIEILNHLQMLDGGFPNTWIAYRILLTIPVTVASAERSFSKLKLIKSYLRSTMSQERLNGLAMLSIESDLAENVDYTNVISDFASQNARRVIFK, encoded by the coding sequence ATGATACCTAGAAAATACAAGTCaggttttgaaaaaagaaaacaaaaaaagagagaagaagaattgGTTCGATCTTTAGCAGGATCTCTTGATAGATTTTTGCCTAGTAAACAAAGAGGTGGCTCAACATCTaatgttgaagaagaaacaaatccaTCAGTCCTGagtgataaagaagaagaaccagttggtgataaagaagaagaaattagagtAGGTGATGATGGTGATCaatatgaggaagaagaaattctTCCAATAGGTGATAAAGAATTTGGGCCATTAAACATTTACGATCCAGGAAATTGGGATAATATTAATCAGAAGTTTAGGGACCTATTAATAGAAAAAGGTCCAATTAGaattcttgatattgattttggtGTTGATCACCTTGGTAGGCATTTTTCATCTAATCATTATGAACGAGTGTTATTGAATGGAGAGAAACAAGAGAGGAAATGGCTTGTATATTCTGTTTCTAAGGACAaagtgttttgcttttgttgtaaGTTATTCAAGCAAGATCATAACATTTCCCGAATGACAACGGATGGATTTAATGATTGGAAACATCTTAGTGAACGACTTAGAGCTCATGAAACTAGTAGTGAACACCTAGTTTGCATGACCAAATGGATAGAATTGCAAGTTAGGTTGAGAAAACTTGAAACAATTGATAAGAGTGTACAAGAACAAATAGATAGGGAGAAAGAGCATTGGAAACAAGTGTTAAAAAGAATAATAGCCCTTGTAAAAACTCTTGCAAGAAACAATTTAGCATTTCGTGGTCATAGGGAGAAGCTTTATGAAGGGAGAAATGGAAACTTTTTAGGTTTTATTGAGATGATTGCAGAGTTTGATCCAATCATGCAAGAACATATTCAACgagttaaaaataaatcaattcattatcattatctcagtccaaaaatacaaaatgagtTGATCCTACTCTTAGCTAATGAAATTAAAAGTGCAATTATAGGAAGAGTAAAAAAGGCAAAATATTTTTCTGTTATACTTGATTGTACTCCTGATATaagtcatgaagaacaaatgtcTCTTATATTGCGATGTGTGGATGTTTCCGCTGAACCAATAAAAGTGGAGgaattttttatacaatttttaaAGGTAGATGATACATCGGGGCTAGGACTTTTTAATGTGCtcaaagatattttaaataccCTTGATCTTGATGTTGGTGACATAAGAGGGCAAGGATATGATAATGGATCAAAtatgaaaggaaaacacaaagGTGTTCAAAATAGGTTGCTTATGGAGAATCCTAGAGCATTTTACACACCTTGTGGTTGTCATAGTCTTAATCTTGTACTTTGTGATATGGGTAACTCTTGTGAAAGAGCCATATCTTTTTTTGGAGTTGTTCAGCGCATATATTCATTGTTTGCATCGTCTACAAAACGGTGGAATGTTTTGATGTCTTATGTTGGAAATCTAACACTTAAGCCTTTTTCTCAAACACGTTGGGAAAGTCGTGTTGAGAGTGTTAAAGCAATACGATATCAAACTTCACAAGTTAGAGATGCTTTAATTGACTTAGTTAATACTAGTGAAGATCCAAAGACAAAGAGTGAAGCCCAATCCTTAGCAACAAATGAAATTGAGAGTTTTGAGTTCTTGATTAGCTTGATAATAtggtataatttattatttgctgTAAATACCATTAGTAAAACCCTTCAAACTGAAGATATGGATATTAAGATTGCCGTAGAAAAGCTAAGAGGACTCATCTTATTTTTTGAACAATATAGAGAGATAGGATTTGTGGAAGCCATAATTGAAGCTAAAGAAATAGCTAGTGCAATGGATATTGAAcctgtttttaaaacaaaacgACTAATTCGAAGAAAAAGACAATTTGATGAAACTAACAATGAAGATTTAATACATTCAGTTGAGGAGTCATTTAGAGTTGATTACTTTCTATACATAGTGGATAAATCTATTTCTTCTTTTAGAAGTAGGTTTGAACAACTTCaattatatggagagacttttggatttttgtttgatttgaagaaGTTACATTCTATTGATAATGAAAGTTTGATATCGTATTGTACTAaacttgagaattttttgaaGTGTGATAATCTTTATGATATTGATGCAAGAGATTTAGCTTTAGAATTAAAAGTTTTGTGTAACACCTTGCCTGAAGAAGTAAAAAAACCTATtgaaatattaaatcatttgcaaATGCTTGATGGTGGTTTTCCAAATACATGGATTGCATATAGAATATTGTTAACTATTCCGGTAACGGTAGCCTCCGcagagagaagtttttcaaagttgaaattgataaaatcatatCTTCGGTCCACCATGTCGCaagaaaggttaaatgggttagcTATGTTGTCTATTGAGAGTGATTTGGCGGAAAATGTTGATTATACTAAtgtaattagtgattttgcatctcaaaatgctagacgagttatatttaagtaa